One window of Pseudacidobacterium ailaaui genomic DNA carries:
- the pncA gene encoding bifunctional nicotinamidase/pyrazinamidase, with the protein MTVKITPQDVLIVIDLQKDFCPGGALAVPQGDEILPLVNWLVRQFPHVVLTQDWHPKDHLSFASNYPGRSVFDTIETDYGMQTLWPDHCVQGSEGAEFHPALDITRAQLILRKGFHRDVDSYSAFQENDRITKTGLTAYLHELGFKRVFLAGLAYDYCVRYSAVDAKSAGFEVVVIEDACRAMGHGHSVEETRREFMEYCVQTLYCGDLKSESIYR; encoded by the coding sequence ATGACCGTCAAGATTACACCGCAAGACGTTCTGATCGTTATTGATCTGCAAAAGGATTTTTGCCCTGGAGGAGCGCTGGCCGTTCCGCAAGGTGATGAAATTCTTCCCCTCGTCAATTGGCTTGTCCGTCAGTTCCCACATGTTGTGCTGACCCAGGATTGGCACCCCAAAGACCATCTGTCATTTGCTTCCAATTATCCTGGCAGATCTGTATTCGATACGATTGAAACGGACTATGGCATGCAGACCCTTTGGCCTGACCACTGCGTGCAGGGAAGTGAAGGGGCAGAATTCCACCCCGCACTTGACATCACCCGTGCACAGCTGATTCTGCGCAAAGGCTTCCACCGCGACGTGGATTCTTATTCTGCCTTTCAGGAAAATGATCGCATTACGAAGACAGGACTCACGGCATATCTGCACGAACTTGGTTTCAAACGCGTTTTTCTCGCAGGGCTTGCTTATGACTACTGTGTACGATACTCAGCAGTGGACGCCAAGTCCGCAGGGTTTGAGGTTGTAGTCATTGAAGATGCATGCCGTGCAATGGGTCATGGCCACTCTGTAGAAGAAACTCGACGCGAATTTATGGAGTATTGCGTCCAAACACTATATTGTGGGGATTTAAAGAGCGAGTCAATTTATCGTTAA
- a CDS encoding branched-chain amino acid transaminase: MPIQPTSKIWHNGNLIPWDKAQIHVMSHVVHYGSSVFEGIRCYGQPQGAAVFRLPEHMQRLIDSAKIYRMKLPYSLDQLCSATVELIEANGIAPCYIRPIALRGYGEIGVNPKNSPVEVYIANFPWGKYVAGDHGADVCISSWSRLAPNTMPSLAKAGANYMNSQLIRMEADTNGYAEGIALDVNGYLSEGSGENLFLVRNGVIYTTPLANSVLAGITRDSVLTLARHFGIPVVEQALPRELIYIADEVFFTGTAAEVTPIRSVDRITIGDGNAGPITKQLADEFFGIANGLRPDRFGWLTPVNVNTEQTVSV, translated from the coding sequence ATGCCCATCCAGCCCACCAGCAAGATCTGGCATAATGGCAACCTCATACCCTGGGACAAGGCCCAGATTCACGTGATGAGTCACGTCGTACATTATGGCTCGTCGGTTTTTGAAGGTATCCGCTGCTATGGACAACCGCAGGGAGCGGCCGTATTTCGCCTGCCGGAGCACATGCAGAGACTGATTGATTCGGCCAAGATCTACCGGATGAAACTACCCTACTCCCTTGACCAGCTTTGCTCCGCCACGGTGGAACTGATTGAAGCCAACGGCATTGCTCCATGCTACATCCGCCCGATCGCATTGCGCGGATATGGTGAGATTGGCGTGAATCCAAAGAACTCTCCAGTCGAGGTCTACATCGCCAACTTCCCCTGGGGCAAATATGTCGCCGGCGACCATGGTGCCGACGTCTGCATCTCGTCGTGGAGCCGTCTCGCGCCCAACACCATGCCTTCTCTGGCCAAGGCCGGCGCCAACTATATGAATTCGCAACTCATCCGGATGGAGGCAGATACGAATGGCTATGCGGAAGGCATTGCACTGGATGTGAATGGCTATCTCTCTGAAGGTTCAGGGGAGAACCTCTTTCTTGTTCGCAATGGCGTCATCTATACGACCCCGCTGGCCAACTCGGTACTCGCAGGAATCACTCGCGACTCTGTGTTGACTCTGGCCCGTCACTTCGGTATCCCGGTCGTAGAGCAGGCCCTGCCACGCGAACTGATCTACATCGCCGATGAAGTCTTCTTTACAGGGACTGCAGCAGAGGTCACACCGATCCGTTCTGTTGACCGGATTACGATTGGGGATGGCAACGCAGGTCCCATCACAAAACAGCTTGCCGATGAGTTCTTTGGCATTGCCAATGGGCTAAGACCGGACCGCTTCGGCTGGCTCACTCCCGTGAATGTAAACACAGAGCAAACCGTCTCGGTGTGA
- a CDS encoding phenylalanine 4-monooxygenase, with protein sequence MTPASAHLQIAGPYLIQQDWKSYSREQHAVWSELVRRRIPQLEEHACTEYLDGFHQIGLREDRIPDLAAVNQRLGPRTGWNATPVSGFLPPDAFFEMLAARQFPTTTYIRSREAMEYTPEPDIFHDVFGHVPMHAHPVFADFLQHYGRVCLALIDNKKKLEQMGRIFWFTVEFGVIRQSGKIKLYGSGLISSHGESTHVIQGGPEIRDFNLDQVMAQQVNVSEMQKVLYAVESFDQIYQAVQDAEQRLM encoded by the coding sequence ATGACACCTGCATCTGCACACCTGCAAATCGCCGGGCCATACCTTATTCAGCAGGACTGGAAATCTTATTCACGCGAGCAACATGCTGTCTGGTCAGAGCTAGTGCGCCGTCGCATTCCCCAGCTCGAAGAGCATGCCTGCACGGAGTATCTCGATGGCTTTCATCAGATCGGTCTGCGTGAAGACAGGATTCCGGACCTGGCTGCCGTCAATCAACGCCTTGGGCCGCGTACTGGGTGGAACGCAACTCCAGTCAGTGGTTTTCTTCCTCCGGATGCCTTCTTTGAAATGCTGGCAGCGCGGCAATTCCCAACCACAACCTATATCCGCTCGCGCGAAGCGATGGAATACACACCGGAACCGGACATTTTTCATGATGTCTTCGGACATGTACCAATGCATGCGCACCCTGTCTTTGCCGACTTCCTGCAGCACTATGGGCGTGTATGCCTGGCTTTAATAGACAATAAGAAGAAGCTTGAACAGATGGGGCGCATCTTCTGGTTTACGGTAGAGTTTGGCGTCATCCGGCAAAGCGGAAAAATCAAACTTTACGGCAGCGGTCTGATCTCGTCTCATGGTGAGTCCACGCATGTCATCCAGGGAGGGCCGGAAATTCGCGACTTCAATCTTGACCAGGTTATGGCACAGCAGGTCAATGTATCCGAAATGCAAAAAGTGCTTTATGCTGTGGAATCCTTTGACCAGATTTATCAGGCAGTGCAGGATGCTGAACAGCGCCTAATGTAG
- the hppD gene encoding 4-hydroxyphenylpyruvate dioxygenase, whose protein sequence is MSTLAHPEVQTQRDFLPLNGTDYVEFYVGNARQAAYYYRLAFGMKLVAYAGPETGVRNRASYVLQQGKVRFVLTTALRPDNDIAEHVHRHGDGVHDIALWVDDAKFAWKETTRRGARSVREPFELHDEHGTLRLATIATYGDTVHTFVERADYKGVFMPGFHPVQEDTLARPVGLLHIDHMVGNVGWNEMNRWVDFYADIMGFSLYQHFDDKDISTEYSALMSKVMANGNGRIKFPINEPAEGRKKSQVEEYLEFYHGPGVQHIALATNDILHTVSQLQMQGVEFLRVPHTYYTELEKRVGKIDEPVQELEKLGILVDRDDEGYMLQIFTRPVEDRPTLFYEIIQRKGSRSFGKGNFKALFEAIEREQAARGNL, encoded by the coding sequence ATGTCTACTCTTGCGCATCCGGAAGTACAAACACAAAGAGATTTCCTGCCCTTAAACGGTACGGACTATGTGGAGTTTTATGTTGGCAATGCAAGGCAGGCGGCGTACTACTATCGTCTTGCGTTTGGCATGAAGCTGGTGGCCTATGCGGGCCCAGAGACCGGCGTACGAAACCGGGCCTCCTACGTTTTACAGCAAGGCAAAGTGCGCTTTGTACTTACCACTGCACTGCGACCAGACAACGATATTGCTGAGCATGTTCATCGTCATGGCGACGGCGTACACGATATTGCGCTTTGGGTAGATGATGCAAAATTTGCCTGGAAGGAAACGACCCGACGCGGTGCACGAAGTGTGCGTGAGCCCTTTGAACTGCATGATGAACATGGAACACTTCGTCTGGCCACCATCGCCACCTACGGAGACACCGTGCATACCTTTGTGGAACGCGCTGATTACAAAGGCGTATTTATGCCCGGCTTTCATCCCGTGCAGGAAGACACATTGGCACGTCCTGTAGGATTGCTGCACATTGACCACATGGTGGGAAATGTCGGCTGGAACGAGATGAACCGCTGGGTGGATTTTTATGCCGACATCATGGGCTTTTCGCTGTACCAGCACTTTGATGATAAAGATATTTCCACGGAATATTCTGCACTTATGTCTAAGGTGATGGCCAATGGCAACGGGCGCATCAAGTTTCCCATCAACGAACCAGCAGAGGGACGGAAAAAATCCCAGGTGGAAGAGTATCTTGAGTTTTATCACGGACCCGGAGTACAACATATCGCTCTGGCGACAAACGACATTCTTCACACCGTCTCGCAACTGCAGATGCAAGGTGTTGAGTTCCTGAGGGTGCCGCACACCTATTACACCGAACTGGAAAAACGTGTTGGAAAGATCGATGAGCCCGTGCAAGAGCTGGAAAAACTGGGCATCCTGGTGGATCGTGACGATGAAGGTTATATGCTACAGATATTCACTCGTCCCGTAGAAGATCGCCCGACCCTTTTTTATGAGATTATCCAACGGAAGGGCAGCCGTAGTTTTGGCAAAGGAAACTTTAAGGCCCTGTTTGAAGCCATTGAACGCGAGCAAGCTGCACGCGGCAATCTCTAA
- a CDS encoding TonB-dependent receptor: protein MVTAPRLQGDAEAVNVERMSAEIVQVEPEGVITSLPNNNIADAVGRLPSVSLERDEGEGKYIQIRGTEPRLSNVTINGINLPAPEVTVRNIKLDAVPADVVERIEVYKTLAADQDADAIGGTVNLVTKTAQDKPLYALSGTAGYNPLQNGYWRGGFDGTFGQRFGTNKNFGFLLGGTWDRTNRGIDDLEPSQTYGTLPSGQNIAYINSEDLRSYTYYRTRYGFDLGIDDRITPTMTAYLKGLYADFHDYGEAWVYTPNSGALTGTNSSQITFDHTGNWQYRHYIRRPDQQVFSFLTGARHDLKSDTIVYEFAASRGHNIGGQAFPTTYFQGPSGVTFAQNNSDPYRPRLYATDGTNGFDASQYGVSETDFYTYHATQLNYEGDASLAHNYATAGHPSTFSIGVRIRNSYSTQRQTNNRYTPSGASPFMLSSVLGTYTNPTYYNRTFAIGGQAFGPASSYNKILNAFEANSSAFVLDSVNAVSTEAQAFFNADERISAGYLEDVIYFGKFRLQGGVRFDNDATHFLANNVTANQDAQGNPLTPTVVPVRQDANYFNVLPSVALQYQFQLNSNLRIVYGRGIARPNIGDLVPATVVDPNQTPYPTITTGNPNLKPTKGNNIDVLVEHFFQPLGILQAGYFYKQLSDPIYPVATLIPNYNNTGKTYQQTQSINGPNASIQGFEAEWEQQFSFLPGILRGFGVNANYSYATSRVTFPADFDGGRTDHPHLDRMAPNNYNFNLTYDLGRFSSRFAISHNDASIAAYQWSASTGAANDPILGLKGPTGDNYFYPHTQFDVQGSYRVYKHLQVIASGLNLSNEVFGFYNGSGIYPVQREYYRPTVSFGLRWKLSGE, encoded by the coding sequence ATGGTCACAGCACCACGCCTTCAGGGCGATGCCGAGGCGGTAAATGTCGAGCGTATGTCGGCTGAAATTGTGCAGGTGGAACCAGAAGGTGTCATCACCAGTCTGCCGAATAACAACATTGCTGATGCGGTGGGACGACTGCCCAGTGTCTCTCTGGAAAGGGATGAGGGTGAGGGCAAATACATTCAGATTCGCGGAACCGAGCCTAGGTTAAGCAACGTCACCATTAACGGAATCAACCTTCCTGCTCCGGAAGTAACGGTGCGCAACATCAAGCTGGATGCTGTTCCGGCAGATGTAGTCGAACGGATCGAGGTGTATAAAACGCTCGCTGCTGACCAGGATGCGGACGCAATTGGTGGCACCGTAAACCTTGTGACCAAAACAGCACAAGACAAGCCGCTTTACGCGCTGAGTGGAACTGCTGGCTACAATCCTCTTCAGAATGGCTACTGGCGTGGAGGTTTCGATGGCACCTTCGGTCAGCGCTTCGGCACAAACAAGAATTTTGGGTTTTTGTTGGGTGGGACATGGGACCGCACGAACCGCGGCATTGATGATCTGGAGCCGAGTCAGACTTACGGAACGCTGCCCAGCGGACAGAACATCGCTTATATCAACAGCGAAGATCTGCGATCTTACACTTACTACCGCACACGATACGGCTTTGATCTCGGGATCGATGATCGAATCACCCCTACAATGACTGCTTATTTGAAGGGCCTATATGCTGACTTTCATGACTATGGAGAAGCATGGGTCTATACCCCAAACTCTGGTGCCCTTACCGGCACGAATAGCAGTCAGATCACCTTTGACCATACCGGAAACTGGCAATACCGCCATTACATCCGCAGACCCGACCAGCAGGTCTTCAGTTTCCTTACTGGTGCAAGGCATGATCTAAAATCCGATACGATCGTCTACGAATTTGCGGCATCCCGCGGACACAATATCGGCGGTCAGGCCTTCCCGACCACTTATTTTCAGGGCCCGTCTGGTGTTACGTTTGCGCAGAACAACAGTGACCCATATCGACCCAGGCTTTATGCCACAGACGGGACCAATGGCTTTGACGCGTCCCAATATGGCGTCAGCGAGACAGACTTCTACACTTATCACGCAACGCAACTCAATTATGAAGGCGATGCTTCGCTGGCGCACAATTATGCGACGGCGGGACACCCCAGCACGTTTTCCATCGGGGTCAGGATCCGCAATTCTTACTCTACGCAGCGGCAGACGAATAATAGATACACGCCGTCTGGCGCCAGCCCATTTATGCTTTCCAGTGTTCTCGGGACTTACACCAATCCAACCTACTACAACAGAACATTCGCCATTGGCGGACAAGCATTTGGACCTGCTTCTTCTTACAACAAAATCCTGAATGCTTTTGAGGCGAATTCCAGCGCCTTTGTGCTCGATAGCGTAAATGCTGTCAGCACGGAAGCCCAGGCTTTCTTCAACGCGGATGAGAGAATTTCAGCAGGTTATCTGGAAGACGTAATTTATTTTGGGAAGTTTCGCCTCCAGGGTGGTGTCCGCTTCGATAATGACGCTACACATTTTCTGGCAAACAACGTAACGGCAAACCAAGACGCTCAAGGCAATCCATTGACGCCTACAGTGGTCCCCGTCCGGCAAGACGCAAACTATTTCAATGTTCTGCCGAGTGTCGCGCTACAGTATCAATTTCAGTTAAACAGCAATCTGCGCATTGTCTACGGGCGAGGCATTGCGCGGCCGAACATTGGTGATCTGGTTCCAGCCACGGTAGTTGATCCAAATCAGACCCCATATCCAACCATTACCACAGGAAACCCGAATTTAAAGCCTACAAAGGGAAATAACATTGACGTGTTAGTAGAACATTTCTTTCAGCCATTGGGCATCTTGCAGGCCGGATACTTCTATAAACAACTTTCAGATCCCATATACCCTGTTGCCACTCTTATTCCCAATTACAACAATACAGGCAAGACGTATCAACAGACCCAGTCCATCAATGGCCCGAACGCCAGCATTCAGGGTTTTGAAGCAGAATGGGAGCAGCAATTTTCGTTTCTTCCTGGAATACTGCGTGGCTTTGGGGTGAATGCAAACTATAGCTATGCAACATCCAGAGTTACTTTCCCTGCCGATTTTGACGGCGGACGTACGGACCATCCTCATCTCGATCGTATGGCGCCGAATAACTATAACTTCAACCTTACCTATGATCTGGGCCGTTTCTCTTCGCGGTTTGCCATCAGTCACAACGATGCTAGCATCGCTGCGTATCAGTGGTCTGCGTCCACTGGAGCTGCCAATGATCCTATCCTTGGGCTCAAAGGTCCAACAGGGGACAACTATTTTTATCCGCATACGCAATTCGATGTGCAGGGAAGTTATCGCGTCTACAAGCATCTGCAAGTCATTGCTTCCGGACTCAATCTCAGCAATGAAGTTTTTGGCTTCTATAACGGTAGTGGCATTTATCCGGTACAGCGGGAATATTACAGGCCGACCGTCTCCTTCGGGCTTCGCTGGAAACTGTCCGGTGAATGA
- a CDS encoding beta-galactosidase, producing the protein MASAIDAFGETISQAPMLGVDYYPDQTPESLWGEDARMIAEAGLNTVRIAEFAWALMEPSEGLYDFAWLHRAVAILHKNGIAVILGTPSAAPPPWLTEKYPEVFEVNDHGMTLGPEGRRFTCPTNKTYRRLSLKIATEMANSFARTPGVIGWQIDNELTLGESGRCYCKSCRAGFQEWLRAKYGSLDALNQAWGTAFWSQIYTDFSQVPVPLPSGAPPNPGMALDYDRYQSYANTGFLQEQLGVLRKLCPQHFITTNNVPLVDTINQRELYANLDFVAADNYPGFFAVHMEEAGMNLTPEQVAAPVSLIHDFSRSIKDGKPFYIMEEQVGKAGQPTFSPQPERGQVRLWSYQAVAHGAMGIQYFRWDTATFGAEEYWHGMLNHDRSKSPAFDEIVQTVKELKALGHEALHASYVSDVAIVFDNDADWAVSIQPGQPKLKYMNEVMSWYGAAWAGHYGLDVIDATRDLSRYKIVLAPFMYIVSEKQAANIREFVRSGGVFVAGFRLSAKDPESRMMKTPLPGLLRDVMGVTVKDYVPVYSEKQRVKFAQTYGDAESDCQLWYDVLAPEKAEVLATYTTGRYAGEAAVTSNSFGKGKAVYIGARLDPAGLGRLLNTLAASAGAKAELDASSGVEVTVRESGGKRWIYVLNHSANRQTLPLKRMYKEAITGETQSGQLVLEPYGVKVLQPA; encoded by the coding sequence TTGGCTAGTGCTATAGATGCATTTGGGGAAACGATTTCTCAAGCGCCGATGTTGGGTGTGGACTACTATCCAGACCAGACACCCGAGTCTCTTTGGGGAGAAGATGCGCGCATGATCGCAGAAGCAGGACTGAACACGGTGCGCATTGCTGAGTTTGCGTGGGCGCTGATGGAACCGTCTGAGGGCCTCTACGATTTTGCCTGGCTGCATCGCGCTGTAGCCATCCTGCATAAAAATGGCATTGCGGTAATTTTGGGAACACCCTCCGCTGCGCCTCCGCCATGGCTGACTGAAAAATATCCCGAGGTCTTTGAAGTCAATGATCATGGTATGACACTTGGTCCCGAAGGAAGGCGCTTTACCTGTCCCACCAATAAAACCTACCGTCGGCTTTCGCTCAAGATCGCAACAGAGATGGCGAACAGCTTTGCCCGGACTCCAGGCGTCATCGGCTGGCAGATTGACAATGAGCTGACGCTTGGCGAGTCCGGACGCTGTTATTGCAAATCGTGCCGCGCAGGTTTTCAGGAGTGGCTGCGCGCGAAATACGGTTCTCTCGATGCATTGAACCAGGCGTGGGGCACAGCCTTCTGGAGCCAGATTTACACAGATTTCTCCCAGGTTCCCGTCCCGCTGCCTTCAGGCGCGCCGCCGAACCCGGGCATGGCGCTGGATTATGACCGCTACCAGAGCTACGCCAACACAGGCTTTCTGCAAGAGCAACTTGGCGTATTGCGCAAGCTCTGCCCACAGCATTTCATCACAACGAATAACGTTCCTTTAGTAGACACCATCAACCAGCGTGAGCTTTACGCGAACTTGGACTTTGTAGCCGCAGACAACTACCCCGGCTTCTTCGCTGTCCATATGGAAGAAGCCGGAATGAACCTTACGCCAGAGCAGGTGGCGGCTCCTGTTTCTCTCATTCATGATTTTTCCCGCAGCATCAAAGACGGGAAGCCGTTCTACATTATGGAAGAGCAGGTAGGCAAAGCCGGACAGCCGACTTTCTCTCCTCAGCCGGAGAGGGGACAGGTGCGGCTGTGGTCGTATCAGGCGGTAGCGCATGGGGCCATGGGGATCCAGTACTTCCGCTGGGACACGGCCACATTTGGCGCGGAAGAATACTGGCATGGAATGCTGAATCATGACCGCTCGAAAAGTCCCGCATTTGATGAGATTGTGCAGACGGTGAAAGAACTGAAAGCGCTGGGCCATGAAGCGCTGCATGCTTCCTATGTGTCCGATGTGGCTATTGTTTTTGATAATGATGCAGACTGGGCGGTCAGCATCCAGCCAGGACAGCCTAAGCTGAAATACATGAATGAGGTCATGTCCTGGTATGGTGCCGCCTGGGCCGGACACTATGGCTTAGATGTAATCGATGCAACACGCGATCTTTCCCGCTACAAGATTGTGTTGGCCCCATTTATGTATATCGTCTCAGAAAAACAGGCGGCCAATATCCGTGAGTTCGTACGCAGCGGAGGGGTCTTCGTTGCAGGTTTTCGTCTCAGTGCGAAAGACCCGGAAAGCCGCATGATGAAAACGCCCCTGCCAGGACTTCTGCGCGATGTGATGGGAGTAACAGTAAAGGACTATGTGCCGGTTTATTCGGAGAAACAGAGAGTAAAGTTTGCTCAGACCTATGGGGATGCTGAATCGGACTGTCAACTCTGGTATGACGTGCTTGCTCCTGAAAAAGCAGAAGTATTGGCCACCTACACAACCGGCAGATATGCAGGAGAGGCTGCCGTTACCAGCAATTCTTTTGGAAAAGGAAAGGCTGTTTACATCGGAGCAAGACTTGATCCCGCTGGACTGGGACGGCTGCTGAATACGCTGGCCGCATCAGCTGGGGCCAAAGCTGAGTTGGACGCCTCATCGGGGGTTGAGGTCACAGTGCGCGAATCCGGCGGGAAACGCTGGATCTATGTGCTGAACCACTCCGCGAACCGGCAGACTCTTCCGTTGAAAAGAATGTACAAAGAGGCAATTACAGGCGAAACACAATCAGGACAGCTGGTATTGGAACCTTACGGAGTCAAAGTGTTGCAGCCAGCGTGA
- a CDS encoding glycoside hydrolase family 32 protein, giving the protein MVPAALATDPLRPQYHLLPAANWMNDPNGPIYWKGKYHMFYQYNPNGAYWGDMHWGHAVSPDMVHWEHLPVALAPTPGGPDAAGCFSGTAVIDGDQVAVLYTGVVSVPENEATIRDGEHSFRESQCLAISSDDDLTTWTKQPQPVIAAPPEGIDVSGFRDPSPWRQDDWCYMAVGSGIRGKGGAVLLYRSRDLQHWEYLHFLAQGTGNGKQTANPVDSGDMWECPDFFPLGDKHVLIHSAEGKSFWQVGTFDTERLLFHPERSGLLDDGSFYAPKTQLDANGNRILWGWIPETRPQNEYQTAGWAGMMSLPRVLTLDEKNNLKMVPHPALKQLRTRSEPKKSTSIKKCCGEVFCRLKTSAPIAFSIQGERGLGNVLHLEYHPDQPDKIQLAGAQLTLPNIPVELELHLFVDGSILEVFIQSQMAYTKRFYFSGLSAPDLSIHVTGEAADSSGLEIWQLTPISKDRLSR; this is encoded by the coding sequence GTGGTTCCGGCAGCGCTGGCAACTGATCCCTTGCGTCCGCAGTACCATCTGCTTCCGGCAGCAAACTGGATGAATGATCCGAATGGCCCAATCTACTGGAAGGGCAAGTACCACATGTTTTACCAGTACAATCCCAACGGTGCGTATTGGGGAGACATGCACTGGGGACACGCTGTGAGTCCGGACATGGTGCATTGGGAGCATCTTCCAGTAGCGCTCGCACCGACTCCTGGTGGGCCAGATGCGGCAGGATGTTTTTCCGGAACAGCAGTGATTGACGGCGACCAAGTGGCCGTCCTCTACACCGGCGTTGTTTCGGTCCCGGAAAATGAAGCCACGATTCGCGATGGAGAACATAGTTTTCGAGAATCGCAGTGCCTCGCAATTTCCTCCGATGATGATCTGACTACATGGACCAAGCAGCCGCAGCCGGTCATAGCAGCCCCTCCTGAAGGAATCGATGTGAGCGGGTTCCGCGATCCATCACCATGGCGGCAGGATGATTGGTGTTACATGGCGGTTGGTTCCGGCATCCGCGGCAAAGGCGGGGCTGTTCTGCTCTATCGTTCAAGGGATTTGCAGCACTGGGAATATCTGCACTTTTTGGCGCAAGGTACGGGAAATGGTAAACAGACTGCAAATCCAGTGGATTCAGGAGACATGTGGGAGTGCCCAGACTTCTTCCCGCTCGGCGATAAGCATGTATTGATTCATTCCGCTGAAGGAAAATCCTTCTGGCAGGTTGGGACCTTCGACACAGAGCGATTGCTTTTTCATCCTGAGCGGAGCGGCCTGTTGGATGATGGTTCCTTCTATGCGCCGAAGACACAGCTGGATGCAAATGGAAATCGCATCCTCTGGGGATGGATTCCTGAGACACGGCCGCAGAACGAGTACCAAACAGCAGGGTGGGCAGGGATGATGTCTCTGCCACGAGTGCTGACGCTCGATGAAAAGAACAATCTGAAAATGGTACCGCATCCAGCTTTGAAGCAATTGCGCACCAGGTCTGAACCAAAGAAGTCCACCAGCATTAAAAAATGCTGTGGCGAAGTCTTCTGCCGGCTGAAAACTTCTGCTCCGATTGCATTTTCGATTCAAGGAGAAAGAGGGCTCGGCAATGTCCTCCATCTCGAATATCATCCGGACCAGCCCGATAAGATTCAGCTTGCTGGTGCGCAACTCACGCTTCCCAACATTCCTGTCGAGCTAGAGTTGCATTTGTTTGTAGATGGGTCAATCCTGGAAGTTTTCATCCAGTCACAAATGGCCTACACAAAACGTTTTTACTTTTCAGGTTTGTCTGCTCCGGATCTGAGTATCCATGTCACCGGAGAGGC
- a CDS encoding MFS transporter encodes MLASFLGWTLDAFDYFLLVFCISAIAEDFHTRTSVVAESLFLTLAFRPFGAFLFGILADRYGRRPVLMLNVACYSVFELSCAFVPSIHALFVLRALFGIAMGGEWGVGAALALETLPKEGRGFFSGLLQEGYAVGYLVAAATYALFYRPLTHVYWYGHSLGWRGLFVVGAMPALLIFYIAGSVEESPVWRDGQRNVAKAGLSFTDLKKYFATFFFLVLLMSGFNLFSHGTQDLYPTFLQKDHHSSAAMTGMIAMIYNVGALLGGIFFGAISERIGRKRAIIAAAFLSLPVIPLFALGHSFSVLAAGAFLMQFMVQGAWGVVPAYLTELSPAPVRATFPGLAYQLGNLIASRSAVIQARFAEHYGSFSVVMAGTVAIVAIYLVCITAFGRESKGMNMSSE; translated from the coding sequence TTGCTTGCCTCTTTTCTGGGCTGGACTCTTGATGCATTTGATTACTTCCTATTGGTCTTCTGTATTTCCGCCATTGCAGAAGATTTCCATACACGCACGTCTGTTGTTGCAGAGTCATTATTTCTCACACTAGCTTTTCGCCCGTTTGGCGCATTTTTGTTTGGCATTCTGGCCGATCGTTACGGGCGTCGCCCCGTACTCATGCTGAATGTAGCCTGTTATTCTGTTTTTGAATTGTCTTGCGCCTTTGTACCGTCCATCCACGCCTTGTTTGTTCTGCGTGCTCTTTTTGGGATTGCTATGGGAGGGGAATGGGGAGTAGGAGCAGCATTGGCTTTAGAAACGTTGCCTAAAGAAGGCCGAGGGTTCTTTTCCGGATTGCTGCAGGAAGGATATGCCGTTGGATATCTGGTAGCGGCGGCAACCTATGCCCTGTTCTATCGGCCTCTCACGCATGTTTATTGGTATGGCCATAGCTTAGGTTGGCGTGGGTTATTTGTTGTGGGGGCCATGCCAGCGCTTTTGATCTTCTATATTGCCGGCAGTGTGGAAGAATCGCCCGTGTGGCGAGATGGCCAGCGCAACGTCGCGAAAGCGGGTCTCTCTTTCACGGATCTTAAAAAATATTTCGCAACTTTCTTCTTTCTCGTGCTGTTGATGAGTGGCTTTAATTTGTTTTCCCACGGTACACAAGATCTGTATCCTACTTTTCTGCAGAAAGACCATCACTCGTCTGCTGCGATGACGGGAATGATAGCCATGATTTATAACGTCGGCGCACTGCTGGGAGGTATATTTTTCGGAGCTATCTCAGAGCGGATTGGAAGAAAACGCGCTATCATCGCAGCGGCATTCCTTTCCTTGCCTGTAATACCTCTCTTTGCGCTGGGCCACTCCTTTTCCGTGCTGGCTGCGGGAGCATTTTTGATGCAGTTTATGGTGCAAGGGGCCTGGGGAGTAGTTCCGGCATATCTTACCGAGCTTTCGCCTGCACCAGTACGAGCTACTTTCCCTGGACTGGCCTATCAGTTGGGGAACCTGATTGCATCGCGCAGTGCTGTCATACAGGCAAGATTTGCAGAACATTACGGTAGTTTTTCTGTTGTTATGGCCGGAACTGTCGCCATCGTGGCGATTTATCTTGTCTGCATAACAGCTTTTGGTCGGGAGTCAAAAGGGATGAACATGTCTTCAGAATAA